One window of Mesorhizobium sp. WSM4904 genomic DNA carries:
- a CDS encoding methyltransferase domain-containing protein codes for MKPLQASSGDLTADRRADFAEMLLASGEPVQAAELLLGALELAPQWAAGWFRLGEMQEIAGLLGQAAQAWTMALKLDPTDRLGASLKLQLIGHAPAAAAPPSAFVETLFDHYADRFEESLVGKLGYRMPDFLDRAIRAARPGRFHLALDIGCGTGLMGERLRPMVDRLEGYDISASMLRKARTKGIYDLLTKADLQHFSYDGAKVDLVVAADVFIYVGALDRIVGAIAGALADGGLFAFSVETLADGGDFALLPSRRYAHSEGYVRRVLAASGFSILSLDPAVIRQDRSEPVEGLAVVAGKGHAV; via the coding sequence ATGAAACCGCTTCAGGCCTCGTCCGGCGATTTGACCGCCGACCGTCGCGCCGACTTCGCCGAGATGCTGCTGGCCTCCGGCGAGCCCGTACAGGCGGCCGAGCTTCTGCTTGGCGCGCTGGAACTAGCGCCGCAATGGGCGGCCGGATGGTTCCGTCTCGGCGAGATGCAGGAGATTGCGGGTCTTCTCGGCCAGGCCGCCCAGGCCTGGACGATGGCGCTGAAGCTCGATCCCACGGACCGGCTGGGCGCCTCGCTCAAGCTGCAGTTGATCGGCCATGCGCCGGCGGCAGCGGCTCCGCCCAGCGCTTTCGTCGAAACCCTGTTCGACCATTATGCCGACAGGTTCGAGGAATCGCTGGTCGGAAAACTCGGCTACCGGATGCCGGACTTTCTCGACCGGGCCATTCGCGCGGCAAGGCCGGGCCGTTTTCACCTGGCCCTCGACATCGGCTGCGGCACCGGCCTGATGGGCGAAAGGCTGCGTCCGATGGTCGATCGGCTCGAAGGCTACGACATCTCGGCCAGCATGTTGCGGAAGGCGAGGACCAAGGGCATCTACGATCTTCTGACCAAGGCCGACCTTCAGCATTTTTCCTATGACGGCGCGAAAGTCGATCTCGTGGTCGCGGCCGACGTCTTCATCTATGTCGGCGCGCTCGACCGCATCGTCGGCGCGATCGCCGGCGCATTGGCCGATGGCGGCCTGTTCGCGTTCTCGGTCGAGACGCTTGCGGACGGCGGCGACTTCGCGCTGCTGCCGTCGCGGCGCTACGCGCATTCCGAGGGTTATGTGCGGCGCGTTCTCGCCGCCAGCGGGTTTTCCATCCTGTCGCTCGATCCAGCCGTCATCCGCCAGGATCGGAGCGAGCCGGTAGAGGGGTTGGCTGTGGTAGCTGGGAAGGGCCACGCGGTGTAA
- a CDS encoding ligase-associated DNA damage response exonuclease, with amino-acid sequence MRASDLLKPRPEGLYCPPGDFFIDPVRPVGRALITHGHSDHARSGHRSVLATQETLDIMGLRYGDDFAGTTQAAILGETIDINGVSVTFHPAGHVLGSAQICVEHQGMRIVASGDYKRQKDATCLPFEPVSCDVFITEATFGLPVFRHPPDHEEIARVLKSAARFPERSHLIGAYALGKAQRVMRLLRDAGYDRPIYIHGALAKLSEYYQSKDIDLGELEPATVESGGKADFTGAIVVGPPAAFADRWARRFPDPISCFASGWMRIRQRAKQGGVELPLIISDHADWNELIATIKETGAEEIWVTHGREEALVRWCELEGIAARPLHLVGYEDEGD; translated from the coding sequence ATGCGCGCCAGCGACCTGCTCAAGCCACGACCGGAAGGGCTCTACTGCCCGCCAGGCGATTTCTTCATCGATCCAGTGCGGCCGGTGGGCCGCGCGCTGATCACGCACGGCCATTCCGACCATGCGCGCTCCGGCCACCGTTCGGTGCTGGCAACGCAAGAGACGCTCGACATCATGGGGCTGCGCTATGGCGATGATTTCGCCGGCACGACGCAGGCAGCGATCCTCGGCGAGACGATCGATATCAATGGCGTCTCCGTCACCTTCCATCCGGCCGGGCACGTGCTGGGCTCGGCGCAGATCTGCGTCGAGCACCAGGGCATGCGCATTGTCGCCTCCGGCGACTACAAGCGTCAGAAGGACGCCACCTGCCTGCCGTTCGAGCCGGTGTCTTGCGATGTCTTCATCACCGAGGCGACCTTCGGCCTGCCGGTGTTCCGCCATCCGCCGGATCACGAAGAGATCGCGCGCGTGCTGAAATCGGCGGCGCGGTTTCCCGAGCGCTCGCATCTGATCGGCGCCTATGCGCTCGGCAAGGCGCAGCGGGTGATGCGGCTTTTGCGCGACGCTGGCTACGACAGGCCGATCTATATCCATGGCGCGCTGGCCAAGCTCAGCGAATATTACCAGAGCAAGGACATCGATCTCGGCGAGCTCGAGCCGGCAACGGTCGAGAGTGGCGGCAAGGCCGATTTCACCGGCGCCATCGTCGTCGGCCCGCCGGCGGCATTCGCCGACCGATGGGCGCGGCGCTTCCCCGACCCGATCTCCTGCTTCGCTTCAGGCTGGATGCGCATCCGCCAGCGCGCCAAGCAAGGCGGTGTCGAGCTGCCGCTGATCATTTCCGACCATGCCGACTGGAACGAGCTCATCGCCACGATCAAGGAAACGGGCGCCGAGGAGATCTGGGTGACGCACGGCCGCGAGGAAGCGCTGGTGCGCTGGTGCGAGCTGGAGGGCATAGCGGCAAGGCCGCTGCATCTGGTGGGCTACGAGGACGAGGGCGATTGA
- a CDS encoding cisplatin damage response ATP-dependent DNA ligase, producing the protein MNRFAELLDRLVLTPSRNGKLTLLTDYFRGVEDPDRGLALAAITGDLSIAAVKPAMLRALVVERMDPVLFGYSYDYVGDLAETVSLVWPQPAGHLPNHAPTLAEVVGKLQAASRSDGPQVLARLLDSAGISARFAIIKLVTGGLRIGVSARLAKQALADLGQVDVVEIEELWHGLTPPYTELFAWLEGRAEKPRSAALALFRPVMLSNAVDDGDLEKLNHADYAAEWKWDGIRVQAVCEGGIRRLYSRTGDDVSSAFPDLAAAMDFEAALDGELLVGDPREATGTFSDLQQRLNRKSVSPKIQQQYPAFMRCYDALQIDGEDLRGLTFAERRTRLEAFVGTLDPSRFDLSPLVEFPDWETLERLRQAPPHPIIEGVMLKRWDSPYLAGRPKGPWFKWKRDPHTVDAVLMYAQRGHGKRSSFYSDYTFGVWAGPEGAEELVPVGKAYFGFTDEELRQIDKYVRDNTVERFGPVRSVRADRKNGLVLEVAFEGLNRSTRHKSGVAMRFPRISRLRWDKPAAEADRIETLQALLDR; encoded by the coding sequence ATGAACCGCTTCGCCGAGCTCCTCGACCGTCTCGTCCTGACGCCCTCGCGCAACGGCAAGCTGACGCTGCTCACCGATTACTTCCGCGGCGTCGAGGACCCCGACCGCGGGCTGGCGCTGGCGGCGATCACAGGCGATCTGTCGATCGCGGCGGTGAAGCCGGCGATGCTGCGCGCGCTGGTGGTCGAGCGCATGGATCCTGTGCTGTTCGGCTATTCCTACGACTATGTCGGCGATCTCGCCGAGACGGTGTCGCTGGTCTGGCCGCAGCCGGCCGGCCATCTCCCGAACCACGCGCCGACATTGGCCGAAGTGGTCGGCAAGCTGCAGGCGGCGAGCCGCTCCGACGGGCCGCAGGTGCTGGCGCGGCTGCTCGACAGCGCCGGCATCTCGGCGCGCTTCGCCATCATCAAGCTGGTGACCGGCGGCCTGCGCATCGGCGTGTCGGCGCGGCTCGCCAAGCAGGCGCTGGCCGATCTCGGCCAAGTCGATGTCGTCGAGATCGAGGAGCTCTGGCACGGGCTGACGCCGCCCTACACCGAGCTTTTCGCGTGGCTGGAAGGACGGGCGGAAAAACCGAGGAGCGCGGCGCTCGCATTGTTCCGCCCGGTGATGCTCTCCAATGCGGTCGACGACGGAGATCTCGAAAAGCTCAACCACGCCGACTATGCGGCGGAGTGGAAGTGGGACGGCATCCGCGTCCAGGCGGTGTGCGAGGGCGGCATCCGACGGCTCTATTCGCGCACCGGCGACGATGTCTCCAGCGCCTTTCCCGACCTTGCCGCGGCGATGGATTTCGAGGCGGCGCTCGACGGCGAGCTCTTGGTCGGCGATCCGCGCGAGGCGACCGGAACCTTCTCCGACCTGCAGCAGCGGCTGAACCGCAAGAGCGTGTCGCCAAAGATCCAGCAGCAATATCCGGCCTTCATGCGCTGCTACGACGCGCTGCAGATCGATGGCGAGGATTTGCGCGGCCTCACCTTCGCCGAGCGCCGAACCCGCCTCGAAGCCTTTGTCGGGACGCTCGACCCCAGCCGCTTCGACCTCTCGCCGCTGGTCGAGTTTCCGGATTGGGAAACGCTCGAACGGCTCCGCCAAGCGCCGCCGCATCCGATCATCGAAGGGGTGATGCTGAAGCGCTGGGATTCGCCCTATCTCGCCGGCCGGCCGAAAGGTCCCTGGTTCAAGTGGAAGCGCGACCCGCACACGGTCGACGCGGTGCTGATGTATGCGCAGCGCGGCCACGGCAAGCGCTCGAGCTTCTATTCCGACTACACTTTCGGCGTCTGGGCGGGACCGGAAGGCGCGGAAGAGCTGGTGCCGGTCGGCAAGGCCTATTTCGGTTTCACCGACGAGGAACTGCGGCAGATCGACAAATATGTCCGCGACAACACGGTCGAGCGTTTCGGGCCCGTACGCTCGGTGCGCGCCGACCGCAAGAACGGGCTGGTGCTGGAAGTGGCTTTCGAAGGCCTCAACCGCTCGACGCGGCATAAATCGGGCGTCGCGATGCGGTTTCCCCGCATCTCGCGGCTGCGCTGGGACAAGCCGGCCGCCGAGGCCGACCGCATCGAGACGCTGCAGGCGCTGCTCGACCGCTAG
- a CDS encoding acid-shock protein: protein MIRRTILVVALGLQAVAAAAQTTTPAPAPAPAQPAPSTSAPAKPGTTLETFEARREKAFMAADTDGDGKVSLAEWTAFQEKRKAKGDPAKAFARTDTNKDGFVDKSELDAFLAKRFARLDKNGDGVLATDERPGHKTAPNQEQ, encoded by the coding sequence ATGATCCGCCGTACTATCCTTGTCGTTGCCCTTGGCCTGCAGGCCGTCGCCGCGGCCGCCCAGACAACGACGCCTGCCCCCGCCCCCGCGCCGGCCCAACCGGCGCCGAGCACTTCGGCTCCCGCCAAGCCCGGCACCACGCTGGAGACGTTCGAGGCGCGCCGGGAAAAGGCGTTCATGGCTGCCGACACTGACGGCGACGGCAAGGTCAGCCTCGCCGAGTGGACGGCGTTCCAGGAAAAGCGCAAGGCCAAGGGCGATCCGGCCAAAGCCTTCGCGCGCACGGATACCAACAAGGACGGCTTCGTCGACAAGTCCGAGCTCGACGCCTTCCTCGCCAAACGCTTCGCCAGGCTCGACAAGAACGGCGACGGCGTGCTCGCCACCGACGAGCGGCCGGGCCACAAAACCGCTCCCAATCAGGAGCAATGA
- a CDS encoding RNA polymerase sigma factor produces the protein MGADPDEELVGRIGAGDQAAVQAMVARKLPRVLSLATRMLGDAAEAEDVAQETFVRIWRHASGWRRGRARFDTWIHRVALNLCYDRLRRRREWTTDELPEVADEAPLPDALPGDEGRRVQQALQRIAPRQREAIVLVYYQEMSNIEAAGAMQVSVDALESLLARGRRSLQAMLVGDDDDD, from the coding sequence ATGGGCGCCGATCCGGACGAGGAACTGGTAGGGCGCATCGGTGCCGGCGACCAAGCCGCCGTGCAGGCGATGGTGGCGCGCAAGCTGCCGCGCGTGCTTTCGCTTGCCACCCGCATGCTCGGCGACGCGGCCGAGGCCGAGGACGTCGCCCAGGAGACCTTCGTGCGCATCTGGCGCCATGCCTCGGGCTGGCGCCGGGGGCGCGCGCGTTTCGACACCTGGATCCACCGGGTGGCGCTCAACCTCTGTTACGACCGGCTGCGGCGGCGCCGCGAATGGACGACGGACGAACTGCCGGAGGTGGCCGATGAGGCGCCGCTTCCCGATGCCCTTCCCGGAGACGAAGGCCGGCGCGTCCAGCAGGCCTTGCAGCGCATCGCGCCGCGCCAGCGCGAGGCGATCGTGCTGGTCTATTATCAGGAGATGTCCAATATCGAGGCCGCCGGCGCCATGCAGGTCAGCGTCGATGCGCTGGAAAGCCTGCTCGCGCGCGGCCGGCGTTCGCTGCAGGCCATGCTCGTCGGAGATGATGACGATGACTGA
- a CDS encoding periplasmic heavy metal sensor yields the protein MNTRLFVASLVLNVFLIGAVAGGAGWLIGRSGVAYSLESAGGQLPANDRKAFRQALREVRRESRQIILDGQQARREAANLLQQPTLDTDALAAALERARNADATIRSRLEQRIVEFAASSSPEDRKLLADALLRHVGRQRPIPAKNTP from the coding sequence ATGAACACTCGTCTTTTCGTGGCATCGCTGGTGCTTAACGTCTTTCTGATCGGTGCTGTCGCCGGCGGTGCAGGCTGGCTGATCGGCCGTTCGGGAGTGGCTTATTCGCTGGAATCGGCCGGCGGGCAGCTTCCCGCCAACGACCGCAAGGCGTTCCGCCAGGCATTGCGCGAGGTGCGCCGCGAGTCGAGGCAAATCATCCTCGACGGGCAGCAGGCACGACGCGAGGCGGCAAACCTCTTGCAACAGCCGACGCTCGACACCGACGCGCTGGCCGCCGCCCTGGAGCGGGCGCGCAACGCCGACGCCACCATCCGCAGCCGGCTCGAACAGCGTATCGTCGAATTCGCCGCGTCGAGCTCGCCGGAGGACCGCAAGCTGCTGGCCGACGCCTTGCTGCGGCATGTCGGCAGGCAGCGGCCGATTCCGGCAAAAAATACACCCTGA
- a CDS encoding DUF1800 family protein — protein MALSASSPAPPDPALVALNRFGLGARPDDDLGKIAADPRGYLKAELKQQDIALIPADASKNAGLLDSAAAIQASMAAAAERKAARDAKAAPAMQPATDTANNPTDAKEKPVAPPVEADIYRDEAQARFDRALGAAPGFVERLVGFWSNHFCISVAKGQIVRACAGAFEREAIRPFVLGRFADMLLAVEHHPAMLFYLDNQQSIGPDSRAGKRRGRGLNENLAREILELHTLGVGSGYAQADVTSFAGMLTGWTMAGRRGRLGEPGTFVFNANAHQPGEAVLLGKTYPAGGMGQAEAALNDIARQPATARHIATKLARHFLADDPSPQSVAHLAEVFTKTDGDLRALALALVDQPEAWSMPLTKLRSPFDYVVAVRRAIGASAGNEPQRTLRWLRALGEPLWQPPGPNGFSDRTDNWASAEGLKTRLDIAWQAARQADNVGNPDAMLSTLIGASASAETREAIARAESKQQGLALLLMAPEFQRR, from the coding sequence TTGGCCTTATCCGCTTCAAGTCCCGCTCCGCCCGATCCGGCGCTTGTCGCGCTCAATCGCTTCGGGCTCGGCGCGAGACCCGACGACGATCTCGGCAAGATCGCAGCCGACCCGCGCGGCTATCTCAAGGCGGAGCTCAAGCAGCAGGACATCGCGCTCATCCCGGCCGACGCTTCGAAGAATGCCGGATTGTTGGACAGCGCCGCCGCGATCCAAGCCAGCATGGCCGCCGCCGCGGAACGCAAGGCGGCGCGGGACGCGAAGGCGGCGCCCGCCATGCAGCCTGCGACCGACACTGCGAACAACCCGACCGACGCAAAGGAGAAGCCGGTCGCGCCGCCGGTCGAGGCCGATATCTACAGGGATGAAGCCCAAGCCCGTTTCGACAGGGCGCTCGGTGCCGCACCCGGCTTCGTCGAACGGCTGGTCGGTTTCTGGTCGAACCATTTCTGCATCTCGGTCGCCAAAGGCCAGATCGTGCGGGCCTGCGCCGGCGCTTTCGAGCGCGAGGCGATCCGGCCCTTCGTGCTCGGCCGCTTCGCCGACATGCTGCTGGCGGTCGAGCATCACCCGGCGATGCTGTTCTATCTCGACAACCAGCAGTCGATCGGGCCGGATTCCCGCGCCGGCAAAAGGCGCGGCCGCGGCCTCAACGAGAACCTCGCCCGCGAGATCCTGGAACTGCATACGCTCGGCGTCGGCAGCGGCTATGCCCAAGCCGACGTCACCAGTTTCGCCGGCATGCTGACCGGCTGGACGATGGCGGGACGGAGGGGGCGGCTCGGCGAACCCGGCACTTTCGTCTTCAACGCCAATGCGCATCAGCCCGGCGAAGCGGTGCTGCTCGGCAAGACCTATCCGGCCGGCGGCATGGGCCAGGCGGAGGCGGCACTGAACGACATCGCCCGCCAGCCGGCGACCGCGCGGCACATCGCCACCAAGCTCGCGCGCCACTTCCTCGCCGACGATCCTTCCCCTCAGTCGGTCGCGCATCTCGCCGAAGTCTTCACCAAGACGGACGGCGACCTGCGCGCGCTGGCGCTTGCCCTGGTCGATCAGCCCGAAGCCTGGTCGATGCCGCTGACAAAACTGCGCTCGCCGTTCGACTATGTCGTGGCGGTCCGGCGTGCCATCGGCGCAAGCGCCGGCAACGAACCGCAACGGACGCTTCGCTGGCTAAGGGCGCTGGGCGAGCCGCTCTGGCAGCCGCCCGGGCCGAACGGCTTTTCCGACCGGACGGACAACTGGGCTTCGGCCGAGGGCCTGAAGACGCGCCTCGACATCGCGTGGCAAGCCGCGCGACAGGCCGACAACGTCGGCAATCCCGACGCCATGCTTTCCACCCTGATCGGCGCCTCAGCTTCGGCCGAGACGCGAGAAGCGATCGCGCGCGCCGAATCCAAGCAGCAGGGCCTGGCGCTGCTGCTGATGGCGCCCGAATTCCAAAGAAGATGA
- a CDS encoding DUF1501 domain-containing protein, producing MSLLCETPNPSRRAVLMTGGALFAWAYLPRFARAADNRDPRLIVIVLRGALDGLSTVGPVGDPDYAGLHGDIALSLSGANPALPLDGFFALNPAMPVFARLFKAGQAAVVHAAATGYRDRSHFDGQDVLESGLPGPGNATTGWLNRALASLPAGERIAKAGGLAVGPSTPLVIRGSAPVLGWAPQALPTPGDALAERVLDVYNHRDPVLAAALQKGLDADRMALGDQLDGRTMKPKGGLDNAAGMRQSAQGAAKLMASDDGPRIAALAFDGWDTHVNEGGATGRLANLLGGLDGAFEEFEEGLGERWKDTAVVAITEFGRTARINGTVGTDHGTGTVVLLAGGAIKGGRVIADWPGLKPAQLYEGRDLAPTSDVRAVLKGLLADQVGLSAAVLGDRVFPDSAAVKPMRDLVV from the coding sequence ATGAGCCTTCTATGTGAAACGCCGAATCCATCCCGCCGCGCCGTGCTGATGACCGGCGGCGCGCTGTTTGCCTGGGCCTATCTGCCGCGCTTCGCGCGCGCCGCCGACAATCGCGATCCGCGCCTGATCGTCATCGTGCTGCGCGGCGCGCTGGACGGCCTGTCGACGGTCGGCCCGGTCGGCGATCCCGACTATGCCGGCCTGCATGGCGACATCGCGCTCTCGCTTTCAGGCGCCAATCCGGCGCTGCCGCTGGACGGTTTCTTCGCGCTCAATCCGGCGATGCCGGTGTTCGCGCGGCTGTTCAAGGCAGGCCAGGCGGCGGTGGTGCACGCGGCTGCGACCGGCTATCGCGACCGCTCGCATTTCGACGGCCAGGACGTGCTGGAAAGCGGCCTCCCCGGCCCCGGCAATGCCACCACCGGCTGGCTCAACCGGGCGCTTGCGAGTCTGCCGGCAGGCGAACGGATAGCGAAAGCTGGCGGGCTAGCTGTCGGGCCGTCGACGCCGCTGGTGATCCGAGGCTCCGCGCCGGTGCTCGGCTGGGCGCCGCAGGCGTTGCCGACGCCGGGCGATGCGCTGGCCGAGCGCGTGCTCGATGTCTACAACCACCGCGATCCGGTGCTGGCGGCGGCGCTGCAGAAGGGGCTCGACGCCGACCGGATGGCGCTCGGCGACCAACTCGACGGCAGGACGATGAAGCCCAAAGGCGGCCTCGACAACGCCGCCGGCATGCGGCAGTCGGCGCAGGGCGCGGCGAAGCTGATGGCGAGCGACGACGGGCCGCGGATCGCAGCGCTCGCCTTCGACGGCTGGGACACGCATGTCAACGAAGGCGGCGCGACGGGGCGGCTCGCCAATCTGCTCGGCGGCCTCGACGGCGCCTTCGAAGAATTCGAGGAAGGGCTCGGTGAGCGCTGGAAAGATACGGCGGTCGTCGCCATCACCGAATTCGGCCGCACCGCCCGCATCAACGGCACCGTCGGCACCGATCACGGCACCGGCACGGTGGTGCTTCTTGCCGGTGGCGCGATCAAGGGCGGTCGCGTCATCGCCGACTGGCCCGGCCTGAAGCCGGCTCAGCTTTACGAAGGCCGCGACCTGGCGCCGACCAGCGACGTGCGCGCGGTGCTGAAGGGCTTGCTTGCGGATCAGGTCGGCCTGTCCGCTGCGGTGCTCGGCGACAGGGTATTTCCGGACTCGGCGGCGGTGAAGCCTATGCGGGATTTGGTGGTGTGA
- a CDS encoding pyridoxamine 5'-phosphate oxidase family protein, whose amino-acid sequence MMIRTLSTLECTKLLIANRVGHLACAKDGQPYLVCFNYAYADNHLYAFSLPGKKIDWMRANPLVCAQVDEHTQGRGWRSVIVDGRYEELPDKIGHRVQRDHAWAVLSKHTDWWEPGALKPVMPPVSDSLPHIFYRIHVEQVSGREASE is encoded by the coding sequence ATGATGATCCGCACGCTCTCTACCTTGGAATGCACGAAATTGCTGATAGCCAATCGCGTCGGCCATCTGGCATGCGCGAAGGATGGGCAACCTTACCTCGTGTGCTTCAACTACGCCTATGCCGACAATCACCTCTATGCATTCTCCCTGCCGGGCAAGAAGATCGACTGGATGCGGGCCAATCCTCTGGTGTGCGCCCAGGTCGACGAACACACCCAGGGGCGCGGCTGGAGAAGCGTGATTGTCGACGGCCGCTATGAGGAATTGCCGGACAAAATCGGCCACCGGGTCCAGCGCGACCATGCATGGGCGGTGCTGAGCAAGCACACGGACTGGTGGGAGCCTGGCGCACTCAAGCCCGTCATGCCTCCCGTCTCAGACAGCTTGCCGCACATCTTTTACCGGATCCATGTCGAGCAGGTCTCGGGACGGGAAGCAAGTGAATAG
- a CDS encoding indolepyruvate oxidoreductase subunit beta family protein has translation MLEQASPLRPKTGAPDDERVIKLAVLAVGGQGGGVLADWITDVAERSGYIAQSTSVAGVAQRTGATIYYIEMARDIGRLPVFALSPSQGDVDILIAAELMEAGRAIIRGFVTPERTTLIASSHRIAAVSEKIEPGDGRASSEKVHATAQTAAKRFIAFDMEKIAAENGTMISASLLGALAGSDALPFARESYEEAIGAGGRGVKASLAAFAAAYDRARGIAAAPDGDKAAATPAAREAKSTARVSGPETLLKGWQELAARVAALPAPVRDMAGRGLRKVVDFQDIAYGGEYLGRLDKAVMLDKAERGYALSIAAAKHLANAMCYDDMIRVADLKTRSTRDRRVRNEVGVKEGSVLQVTEYFHPRIEEFCGTLPVGLGSYIEDRPKLAAFLDRRINRGRHIRTDSFAGFAMLWFIGGLRRWRRRLLRHQVEVEHLERWYELALAHARENYALATEILNCRRLIKGYSDTHARAQSKFDRVLSALPMLESREDAADWIRRLREAALKDEKGDMLDGALKTVATLADSPAS, from the coding sequence ATGCTTGAGCAGGCTTCACCCTTGCGCCCGAAGACGGGCGCCCCTGATGACGAGCGGGTGATAAAACTCGCCGTGCTCGCGGTCGGCGGCCAGGGCGGCGGCGTGCTCGCCGATTGGATCACCGACGTCGCGGAGCGCAGCGGCTATATCGCGCAGTCGACATCGGTGGCCGGCGTCGCCCAGCGCACGGGCGCCACGATCTATTACATCGAGATGGCCCGCGACATCGGCCGGCTGCCAGTCTTCGCGCTGTCGCCCTCGCAGGGCGACGTCGACATATTGATCGCCGCCGAGCTGATGGAAGCCGGCCGCGCGATCATCCGCGGCTTCGTCACGCCCGAGCGGACCACGCTGATCGCCTCCTCGCACCGCATCGCCGCAGTCTCGGAAAAGATCGAGCCGGGCGACGGCCGCGCCTCGTCGGAGAAGGTGCACGCAACGGCGCAAACCGCGGCGAAACGCTTCATCGCCTTCGACATGGAAAAGATCGCCGCCGAGAACGGCACCATGATTTCGGCCAGCCTGCTTGGCGCGCTGGCCGGCTCCGACGCGCTGCCGTTTGCGCGCGAAAGCTACGAGGAGGCGATCGGCGCCGGCGGCCGCGGCGTCAAGGCGAGCCTTGCCGCCTTCGCCGCCGCCTATGACCGCGCGCGCGGCATCGCGGCCGCGCCGGACGGGGACAAGGCAGCGGCGACGCCGGCCGCTCGTGAAGCCAAGTCAACGGCCAGGGTCAGTGGTCCCGAAACCTTGCTGAAGGGCTGGCAGGAGCTTGCTGCCCGCGTCGCGGCGCTGCCGGCGCCGGTGCGCGACATGGCCGGGCGCGGCCTGAGGAAGGTCGTCGACTTCCAGGACATCGCCTATGGCGGCGAATATCTCGGCCGGCTGGACAAGGCCGTCATGCTGGACAAAGCGGAGCGCGGCTATGCGCTGTCGATCGCTGCCGCAAAGCACCTCGCCAATGCCATGTGCTATGACGACATGATCCGCGTCGCCGACCTCAAGACCCGCTCGACCCGCGACCGCCGCGTGCGCAACGAGGTCGGCGTGAAGGAAGGTTCGGTCCTGCAGGTGACCGAATATTTCCATCCGCGCATCGAGGAGTTCTGCGGCACGCTTCCCGTGGGGCTCGGCAGCTATATCGAGGACCGTCCCAAGCTCGCAGCCTTCCTCGACCGCCGCATCAATCGCGGCCGCCATATCCGCACCGACAGTTTTGCCGGCTTCGCCATGCTCTGGTTCATCGGCGGCCTGCGCCGCTGGCGCCGCCGCCTGCTGCGCCACCAGGTCGAAGTCGAGCATCTGGAACGCTGGTACGAACTGGCGCTCGCCCATGCGCGCGAAAACTATGCGCTCGCCACCGAAATCCTGAACTGCCGCCGGCTGATCAAGGGCTACAGCGACACCCATGCCCGCGCCCAGTCGAAATTCGACCGTGTGCTCTCGGCGCTTCCCATGCTCGAGAGCCGCGAAGACGCCGCCGACTGGATCAGGCGGTTGCGCGAGGCCGCGCTGAAGGACGAGAAGGGCGACATGCTCGACGGCGCGCTGAAGACCGTGGCGACGCTTGCCGACAGCCCGGCTTCATAA